The nucleotide sequence GTGGCCTGACTGTGTTTTATCAGGTGATTACAGCAGATCAACTCAACAACCCATAAGCTCTGGCAGAAGACCTGTCAGGCAGTATAGTGGTTGTCTGCAACCACTGTTTCATATCCTATAATCTAGGAACTTTTGTTGCTTAAATATTTATCAGATATTTTCCTCACATGGGTTCTTACTTTGTAAACTCACTTGTCAGCTCAATTAAGAGATTCTGTGTCTATTGCATCTTGAAGGGCTAAGGGACTGGCATCCTATAAGGTAGACTATAAGCCATGGAAGAAGTGGCATTACAAAAAGGCTGTGGTCTGTAAATGGCAAATACATGACAGCCTTGTAAGAAGATGTTTGGAGGCAGTGAAATAGCCCAGACTGACAAGATTTaggtggcatgtgcttgtaattctagcacttgggaggccaaggtaGGATCATGAGTTTCTtgctagcctgagctatgtagaaaaaccaagtcttaaagaaaatattctagagTGCTACTGATTACTGTAAACCTTTGGGCTTGTAGGTTAAGTTATTTAGAAATGATGTGCTTGTTTACTCCAGAGAGTCTGATAACGTAGAAGAAactggtttgtgtgtatgtgttttttgtttttgcatatttgagacaggatcttactgttgcccaggctggcctcaaacttgagaccCTTCTCAGTCTTTAGAATGTTGGGATTGTAGATATATACTACCATACCTGTCCCCCAAAAAATCCCTATACAGTTTCTATGAAGTGGTTGTGAGCATTTTCTGTAATCAATACAATGAGTTGGAATATTTGACCCATCTCTCTGTCCTGTTTGGAAACAAGtatgtaataaaattttacttctttgttgtttgtttttggtttttttttttttttaaaccgatATAATTAGAAACCCTTTCTCAGTATCTTCTATCCCAGGGCTGATCCCAGGTATCCTGCTTGGAGGACTACCTCCCATAGAAGGTACAATGCTTCCTGTACACTAGGCCTGAGAGGTGTCACTTGGAAGTAACCTTGGCTACCTACATTCCACTTTGTAGAAGTAGTTGGAACAGGCATGCCAGGCTGTCAACTTCTAAATACAAAGCTCAAGGCTACTACTTGACCTTCTGGGAATGTAAAAGCATTTCACAGGGAGATAATGACTTGCTTGGGGTCAGTGTACTACGAGTATCCCCACATGGTACAGCCTCCATAACCTTCAAGGACTGGTAGTATTTTAGCTATGAAGTCAGGCCAGCCCCTAGTATATATAATGTGTCATCTTTCTTGGAGGCTGACAGTCATCTGTAAAGACAGTGATCACTCATAGCAATGATCCTGCAAGCTGACAGCACGGCCCCTAGTCAGTTGCCCTGTCCCTTCAGATCCCAATTCTCCTTATCAGTGGTCAAAAAATCACACTGCAAAGTGATAGCAGAAAATGACATAAGACATACTGAAAAGCAGGGACAAGAAACTAAGGCCTGCACAAGTTTGTTGGTTGCTCATGATACCAGTGATCCAATAGATTCCAAATGCTCCCGAGTCAGGCATTGTGTGCTGGGGCTGTTAATACACACAATGCTATGTCAAAATCTAATTTTCTGACTTTAAAATTATACTGTTATTTCTCATTTGTCTCAGGAAAACATTGAAATGAAGTACAGCTCAAGCCCAAAAATGACCATACTAATTATTAAATTTGAAGCCAACAACGCAGAGCTGAGTTTCCAGAGTTTGTAAAGTAATAACCAGAATGCAGCATTAGACTCAGTTTAAGAGCTCAATAAGTTCTGGGAATAACCTGTTTTCTTAAATATGgaactttttataattttcagttttcttatggTCTATACCTACACATGCTATGAACACTGGGCAGGAGTGGGTGCCCACCAAGAGGCCCAATAGCTGTGATGGCAAATGCTTCTGTGGTGCCGGGTACGGAGACCACATGCCTTGGTTTGGGACAGATGTTTAATGATTTCTGAAACACTGACCAAGTGGTGTGCCACTAAATGGCATTGATTCTTCTTGACTATTGTGTTTTACTTCATTTCAGTGGTTTCAATGAGACAAATAAGAGATACTGAAATGACtagaataaaaatacagaaaatgacTAGATCTTGACATAACAAGTGTGTGTGTCAATAGCCCAGTGAGCAAGGTCCAACTCAGGAAGACAAAGTCCTAACTACTTCTTCTGAAAACAGCAAAGATCAATAGCATCTGGTATTGGTCCCTGCCACAGTGCAGCAAGCGCTAATTTTCAACAACACTGTACTCTGCTCTTCTCTAGAAATGAACACTAGGGATTTCTGCTGTCTCTATTATAAAGTTCATCCATACCATGCCACTTCAGGAAAGATGCTTTACACACTCCATCACACATTACAAACTAATGGTTGTTTAATAAAAAGATTAGTTTCCTACCACTTCCCACTCCCATAATCAAATGGTATCAACTATGTTAGAATGAACGAAAAACCAGCAAGTAAACTTGTTCAGTTCAAGGCCATTGAGTCAACAGAAGACTATTTCACAAATATcaatgtgatacacagattaatgtacTTTCCCATAAAAATACTGCTTAAAGTTTTACTCAAAAGGAATTCTGCCCATTAAGTGATCTTTCTGAAAGCATTgtgtaaaaatgataaaacagtgTTTAATGACATAGAATTATCAGGTGTTACTAACAGGTATCATACTACACACTAGTGGAAAAACAGTCCAAAGGTGGCTTAAAGCTTATGGCTCAGCATGTAAAATTGTCACATCCaatgacctgagttggatccctgcaACCTACAGAAGTAAAATCTGAGttccaaaagttgtcttctgacctccacgctTGTAAAGCTGTAGTCTGTGAAGTGAGCACAAAGCTAGTACTTCAATTTTTATTTGAGTATCGgccaacaacaagaagaaaacagggtCTGGAGAAGGGGGTGTCTGGAGGCGCCATGTCGGGCCAGGAAGGTGGCAAAAAGAAGCCCCTGAAACAGCCCAAGAAGCAGGCcaaggaaatggaagaggaagatAAGGCTTtcaagcagaaacaaaaagaggagcagaagaaaCTCAAGGAGCTAAAAGCCAAGGCCGCGGGGAAGGGACCCCTAGCCACAGGTAGAATTAAGAAATTTGGCAAAAAGTAAGCTGTTCCTCATATCTGAGATGATGGTGACCCTCTTCCATTCCTATTTAAACATCTGGATTCCCTGCCATAACATCTTTGCCATCTACAGCTAGAATGAAGTGTTATCCTGGAGCATGTTGTACATTGTAATaaacttttgtaaaaaaaaaaataatagtaaataataaaaaatacacaaaaaaagaaaacggGACAAAATGGTAAGAAAATAAGATCGTAGCTGGATATATAATgtatgggtttttgtttcttttgagaacaAAGATAATACTTTTAGAACTGTATTGTTTTCTACTGTACTGAGTTGCTTACACAGGGGAATGGAAACCCTTCATGTAATAAACTTTGAATCCAAAGTCCTAAATCTCAATTGTAGTATTTCTGACTCATTTGTCACATTAAAATAAGCTTTAAGAAATCCTAAACATCTcaactcagaatttttttttttttttgaggtaaggtctctatctgtagtcctggctgtcctcaaaactcacaaagacctacctgtttctgcctcctgagtgctgcgattaaaggtgtgtaccaccaagtcCAGCCAAAACTTTTATGAACAAAAAAGAATCTTAATACCCATTTAGTTGCATTGTACAATCTCAAAATCTAAATTCAGGAAAATTAAGAATGACTCATAAAAGGCACTGAAGTTGGCAAAATTAGTGGTATAATTTTTGATTGGGATTAAACACAGCAAGTGTCTCCAGAACACTACTGCCTGTGTGCAGGCCAGTGTGCCAGAGAGCCAGGAACTAACTTCAGCAAGGTGGTTTTACACTCTTTGTGGCTAGTGGCAAGGAAAGTAAACATTAGCAACTGAACCGAGTTTACAGTTAAAAATGTCAAGTTTTAAACTGTAGTGTAATGCTCTTTAAATGAATTCTAAAGTATGAGATTTACTTCTTGTATAATCATGCTCAATTAAGTCTCAGGAAAAATATTAAGACTAGGAAACTTCCACATTACCTAATTATCATTACACTGACAACTAAGTAAAAGCATACTGAAGTTCTGAGAAATAAGAATTGCTTTTTCAGTTATTGCTGGTAAGTTTTCTATGATTACTGAAAAGACTCCCAATGGCTTTAACTTTTTTACCCCTACAAGAAAAGTTTTTAATCTAGCAATGTTTTGAGCACTGCTACTGAAGTCTGAGATAGTCAAGAACCCTTTGTTTCCCTGTCACCTGCTTTCTCATAGTTGGAACAACTAGGATTAAGTGACAAACACATGTTTTTGCCATTGCATATCAGAAAGCTGATACCACGCTAAGAATGAGACAACACACAATCTTTCTGAGAAACTGGGTGTGCATACAGGTACTGCAGACCTGCTGCTGACACTGTAGGTAGCCAGTCCCAATTAGAGCAGCACCTCACTTGCCTATCAGCTGCTTTTGTATCTTTGATCTATTCTAAAACCAGAAGTTTCCTCCTGAAAAGTCTGCATTGTTACTATAGCCACACCTTCAAACAATTTGGATCTGAGTTTGCTTTCATTAACTTTCAAAATagcagaaatttaaattttactcGTAACATTGTATATTCTAACATTCTGGTATCTTCAAAGAGAGGATTAAAAAGTTACTCAGAATACAATTTTTTTGTTATGGAATTTTTACCAATAAACACATTacccctctttttaaaaacaagtaaatgaGCCCCAGGAGTGAGCATATTGGCTGGCTCTACAGAGCTGCAAGTCGGGCCATGTGTGCCATCCTTTGGAAGTGACTCCCATGTGCTGGACTGTAACGCCCAGGGCTGTGAAGGCCAGGGGAGGAGGTGGTGTGACCAGGCTTGCTGGAGCTGCTACCAGCTGGACTGCTTCGCCCTGAACCGCAGCTACGAGAGCAACCAAGATCCAGCAGCTCAGTTGTGATCTTCCCTTTCAGTGCAGGACTTGGCCAACTACAGAAACCAAAAAGAGACTTGTTACCACTGAAAGGCGTATCTACagatttaaaaacagaacaaaaacaggcATGACACCCATCTTACAGAGAGGAGGTACTTCATCTTGAATCTGAAGATTTTCTACACAATACCCATGTTACTCCAGCTACAAATCCTAGATGCTGCCACCCCTGGTACAGTTTGCTAGGAGCAAGCCTGGTCTACTTTTTTCCACCTACCTGACTTTTGTGACATCTATGTGAACATACAGGCCAGGCTTGCACTGGGGAGCCACACAGCTTAGCTTTGTCACTATGAAAAAGCCACCCATACATGATAACCCTGACAGTCTGTACTATGTTGTGATAGTACCTTTGTCTATCTGAGGGTGAATAGCACAGGACAGTGCTTTTCCATCTGTGGACAGCTGGGTACAGACTCGGGTCAATATAGGCACGCTCAAGAGCTGCTAAAACATCCCGATCTAGTTTTGATGGCTCTTCTCTAGAATGCAGAACAGAAGAGAtgttgaaaaaaacaacaacaacaaaaacaaagacaggagaaaCACTGCATAAAAAAGCCTGAAGATTTTTAAGGTATCATTCTATATTTAACTTAGGAACCAATctggaggggctagagagatggctctgcagctaAGGGTGCTTGTTGGTCTTATAGAGGACTGGAGTTTAGCTCACAGCACCCAGGCTGGaaggcttacaactgcctgtaactttcggttccagggaatctaacaccctcttctggcctacacaggcACCAGCAatcatgcacaaaataaaatgggaaaaaaaaaagaaccaatctAGGCTGAGCACATTAGTCACCAAACCTGACTGTGTTCCAGAAAGCCTGTGCAGGGCCAGGGctggtcaaggtaagagccataGTGGAGGCTCAAGACCAGATAGGTCTTGCATTGTAGTATCATGTACCTTCATTATTAACATGGTTTTGAGTCTTAAATTAAACACAGGACAGAGTCAAATCATTCTGTTGGCACACCCTTATTGACACTGGATCAGCATAGTCCATATACAACTGAACTATGAGAGCAGCCAAGATCCAGCagctcaaatatatatatatatgaatgagacTGGCCCTGGAGGAATATTCAGAAACTACATACTTATTACAGTGCTACAAGCATCTTTAACTTACCCAGAAAGGAAGAGCCTCCAGGTGGAATCTCCCATAGCAGATGAGAACACAGGTTCCAGACCATCCTGAACCCTAACCTGGGAGCTGTTGGGACCCAAAGACATTTCAGCCATTGCCTCTGACACTTCACTGTTGGTCCTGATTTGGTTATTTTCAAGTCTCACTATTGCAGGAGGGGGTACCAGTGAGTCACTCTCTGCGGCATCCTTTCTTGAAGTcagaatcttatttttatttggtgtATCAAGAAGGCTATCTCCTAGACTCTGCAAATTCAGTTTATCAAACTCTAGAGTCAAAGCAGAAACAGGTAGTAAAAGGGATTCTTCCCCACTGGTGGCCTCTAGTCCCTTTCTATCTGCAGTCCTGTGATTCAGAGGATGACAAAGCCCATTTCTGCTGTTAAGGAGGCAAGATCCAACTGAGGATTCTCCAGGGTCCACCTGTCCCAAGGGAAGGGAACCACATTCAGAGTTTTGGAATTTATTGGTTGTGGGCTGACTCTGACTTTGAGCTGTATCTTGATGATTTTTAATTTCATCCAAGCTAGTATCATCCTCTCCATCCAGAAATGCTCCCACAGAGATGGAATTGCTGTACTTCTTTCCACTGCCTGTGAGGGCAACAAAGCAGCATATCAGTGTGCAGGATAGAACTGGAAGGAGCCTTCATTCAATGTAAACCCTTCAGCTCAGGCAAGAAATGACTAATTCAAAACCTTCTTAGGTTTTAAAACAAGGGCCCCTGGCCAGTTTCCCACAAGTTGACTTGATAAGGCTCTGAAATATTATGTAGAACAAACCCATGAAAAATGGCTTCATGTCTATTCTGCAAATGAAATATATCAACAACTTGAGACACTGTAGTTGCTGTAACTATGGTACATGCATGGGATTCTTTGGACATTAACTGCTTATAGTCTCATGGAACATGAAGCTACATCCTGGCACTGACTCCCAGCCTGGTACAGCTTCTTCCACAGCCCACTTGCATAGCCTTCACCCCAGAACTATATTCTCTATATTCAAGGAATTCATTTCTTAttatcatgtgtgtatatgtacataatatGTGTGCTGTTGGTTATATGTGTGTCAATGCAGGGCACGAGACTAGAAGTCAAAACCATTTTAtggagttctctccttccacctttatgtgggttttaGATATTTAGCCTGGGTCACCAGGCTTCTATGGCAAGTACCTCTGTCTGCTAAGTCATCTAGGCactaacttgtttctttttacatggtttatataatggtctccctccttccccacaaTGTTCCaggaaatttaattttcaaagcaaATGCTTTACAATCTAATAGTTCAATTTTAATTTAGAaagctttaaaatacatttgtttaactTCTATTTTGGGGACCGAAAAGTCTAGTTATTAAAGTTTCtatttgactttaaaaatttacttttttggtttgttttctttttaaggcatGGTCTCCCAACTTTATTCCTGGATTGCCTCTTCTTGTATGgcttaggctggcctccaactcactgtactcttcctgcctcctgccttcaAAATTCTAGGAGTATAGACATAAGCTACCACACACAGTaaaatttatttgagacagggtctcatgcagcctgacagcctggcctcaaacttactgtgtagctgaggttTGCCTTGATCATCTCCTCCTTTCAAATGCTAATACACTCTGCTAAAATTCACTGTCTTTACTTTGATTCATTTTAATACTTAAGTTTTATTTCTGATAAATAATGAAAGTGTCGCTGAGGTAAGAGTAAAGTGGTACTGTACTGACAACAACACTAAGCCACTTCTTCTCCAGGGAGGGCAGTGCTCTACATGGGAACAGCAGAAGCccaagggagagggaggaggaactcaCCTGGAGGACTTGTGAAGGCTCTTCTCCCAGTTCCCTTCCAGTGCACTATCAAATTTactagttttttgttttcatttaattatatttatatatatgctaGTTGTAAAATATCTGGAAAGCTTTCAAGTGAGGTGCAACAATGTTGCTATAGtcatcttaatattttaaaaattatgtgattATGTGAATATACTCAAAATCAATGATATAGTTTTCTTCCCCATTAACTGCACACATTGTTTATATAATTGTTCATATCATTCATTACTCTTtaaaacatgctttttttttttttttttttcccgagac is from Microtus pennsylvanicus isolate mMicPen1 chromosome 1, mMicPen1.hap1, whole genome shotgun sequence and encodes:
- the LOC142855051 gene encoding translation machinery-associated protein 7-like, yielding MSGQEGGKKKPLKQPKKQAKEMEEEDKAFKQKQKEEQKKLKELKAKAAGKGPLATGRIKKFGKK